CCGGACCACTGGCGCGCTGACGCTGTCCTTCAGCGCCATCAATTGCGGCACGAAGCTCACCACATCGTTGGGCGAGTGCTCACCGTCCAGCAGCAGCCAGTCGAAGCCTGCCACGCCCAGCACCTCGGTGGTGATGGGATTGGCCAGCGAGCACCAGCAACCGAGCAGGGTCTCTCCCGCCAGCAGACGCTGGCGCAGCGAGTTGGGGAAGCTGCAGTAGGGCGTGGTCGGGGTGGTCATGGCGGGATCCTTCTTGCGGCGGGTCGGGCATCGGCGCGGCGCCGGTGGGGCGCTGCGCATCGGTTGAATCCGTCGAACGACGTCCTTCGGCGAACCGGCCGTCCCTGGGGCCGGACTCCGAAAGCCATCGATCCATTCAGTTCAACGGGGCGAGCATGGCGTTCGTGGCGTTCCTGGCGTTCGTCGGGGCCCTGGCGCTCGAAGGCGCTCAGGGCCCGCAGGCGGTCCAGGAGGTCCTCGACCGTGGCGGCACCCGTCTCCGGGTCGCCATCGGGTTTGCCATCGGGTGGCCACGGCGTCGCCATGCTCTGGGCTTTTGATCAGTCGAGCTTGATGTTGTTCTTGGTCACCACGGTCGACCAGTTCTTGCGTTCCTTCTCGAAGAAGGTTGAGAACTCGGTCGGGTTCATGGTGAAGACTTCGGCGCCTTGCGACGCCAGACGGGCGCGCAGGTCAGGCATGCGGATGATGCGGATCAGCTCGGCCGACAGCTTGGCCTGCGCGGCGGCGGGCAGACTGGCGGGCGCCAGCACGCCTTGCCAGGTGCCGGACTCGAAGCCGGGCGCGCCCTGCTCGGCGAGCGTCGGCACATTCGGCAGCAGCGGCACGCGGGTGGCCTTGCTCACGCCCAGCACCTTCAGCTTGCCGCTCTGCACGAAGGGCAGCGTGGCGAGCATGCCGTTCATCAGGACCTGGGTCTGGCCGGCGATGGTGTCGGTGACCGCCTGCGAGCCGCCCTTGTACGGGATGTATTCCCACGTCGCGCCGGTGGCGCCGGCCACGGCCAGACCGGCCAGATGCGGTGCGCTGCCCATGGCGGTGACCGCGAAATCGATCTTGCTGGTCTTGGACAGCGCCACCAGTTCCTTCAGGTTGTTGGCCTGCACCGAGGGATGCACCACCAGCATGTGCGGCGAGTAGGCCAGCATCGCCACGCCCTTCAGGTCCTTGGACGGATTGAACGGCAGCTTCGGATAGACCGACGGGCTGATCGCCAGCGCGGTCACATCGCAGAGCAGCAGGGTGTGGTCGTCGGTCGACTTGGCCACCTGATCGGCGCCCATGTTGCCGCTGGCTCCGGCCTTGTTCTCGATGATGACCGGTTGCTTCAGCGCTTCGGACAGCAAGGGCCCGATGGCCCGCGCAATGATGTCCGAGGAGCCGCCGGGGGTGTAGGGCACCACCAGGCGCACCGGCTTGGTCGGCCAGGCGGCGGCTTGCGCCATCGCAATCGTCGGCAGGGTGCTCAGCACCGCGGCTGCAGCGCCCGCCAAGGCCAGGTGTCGTCGTTGGAATCGCATGTTGTCTCTCTCCGGGGGTGGATCGGGGATCGTGGGGAGCGCACCCCGCTGCGCCGAGGCGCAAAGGGGGGCGGGTCGGGGCGCCGTCTCGCGGCGCCTCTCGTTCTCGGGTTCTCGGGTTCTCGGGTTCTCGGCTTCTCGGCTTCTCAAAGCCCTCTGAACTTCGGGAAATGGGACTTGGGGACTTGGGGACTCGGGGACTTGGGGGATCGATGACTCGATGACTCGGTGCGGCAGTCTTCGGTGTCTGTGGTCAGCGCACCATGCAGGGCTTCTTGGGATCGAAGCGCCAGCCGGGGATGAGGTACTGCATGGCGATGGCGTCGTCGCGGGCGCCGAGGCCGTGTTGCAGGTAGAGCTGATGGGCGGCGTCGACAGCGGCCATGTCCAGCGTCACGCCGAGACCGGGGGCGGTCGGAACGGTCACTTCGCCGTCGACGATCTGCAGCGGTTGCTGGGTCAGGAACTGGCCGTCCTGCCAGATCCAATGGGTATCGATGGCGGTCAGACGGCCGGGTGCGGCGGCGGCGGCATGGGTGAACATGGCCAGCGACACGTCGAAATGGTTGTTGGAATGCGAGCCCCAGGTCAGGCCGAAGTCGCGGCAGGTCTGGGCCACGCGCACGGCGCCGGACATGGTCCAGAAATGCGGGTCGGCGAGCGGGATGTCGACCGACTGCAGGCTGAGCGCATGGGTGAGCTGACGCCAGTCGGTGGCGACCATGTTGGTGGCGGTGGGCAGGCCGGTGGCGCGGCGGAACTCGGCCATCACCTCGCGGCCGGAGAAGCCGTCCTCGGCGCCGCAGGGGTCTTCGGCGTAGGCGAGCACGCTGCCGAGATCGCGCAGCAGGCGGATGGCGTCCTTGAGCAGCCAGCCGCCGTTGGGGTCGAGCGTCACGCGGGCGTCGGGGAAGCGAGCCTTGAGGGCCTGGACGGCTTCCACCTCGGCTTCGCCGGCGAGCACGCCGCCTTTGAGCTTGAAGTCCTTGAATCCATAGCGGGCCTGGGCGGCCTCGGCCTGGGCGACGATGGCATCGGGCGTCATGGCCACGTGATGGCGCACCTTCAGCCAGGCATCGGCGGCGCTGGGGCTGGCGTGGCGTTCGTCATCGGGGGTGAGATAGGACAGATCGGTCTTGGTGCGATCGCCGACGAAGAACAGATAGCCGAGCATGGCCACCGAGTCTCGTTGCTTGCCTTCGCCGAGCAGCTCGCAGACGGGCACGCCGAGGTGTTGGCCGAGCAGATCGAGCAACGCGCATTCCACGGCGGTCAGCACATGGATGGTGGTGCGCAGGTCGAAGGTCTGAAGGCCGCGACCGCCGCTGTCGAGCGACTTGAACTTGTCGCGGATCTGCGAGAGCAGTGCATTCCACGTGGCGATCGGTTGCCCGACCAGCATGGCGCCGGCCTGTTCGAGCGTTTTGCGGATCGGCTCACCGCCGGGGATTTCGGCGACCCCCACATGCCCTTCGCTGTCCTCCAGGATCAGCAGATTGCGTGTGAAGAACGGCGCATGCGCACCGCTGAGATTCATCAACATGCCGTCGCGCCCGGCCACCGGAACGGCCCGCGCCGACTTCACTACAGGACTACTTGCTGCCATCTCAACTCCAAAATGTCGTCACGTCACCCCGTCCACCCCCACCGCGGATGAAATCGAAGGCCCCACAGGGCCGACAGGTCAAGCAAAGCACGGAGATCCGGCTTTGCCGGTCTCCTGCTCGCCCCCTCGGGGGGCCGCCGCAGGCGGTAGGGGGGGGCCCATCCACCCCCCAAGAGGGGCCCCGCCCCGACAGGTCAAGCAGAGCACGGAGATCCGGCTTTGCCGGGCTCCTGCTCGCCCCCCTGGGGGGGCCGCCGCAGGCGGTAGGGGGGGGACCTATTCAGTCTGCTGTGATCTTGCGTGTCTCGATGACCTGCTTCCACCGGGCGAACTCCGCCTTCTGGAAGGCCTGCGCCTGATCGGGCGTATTGGCCACCGTCTCAATGCCGATCTCCGCGAACTTGTGCTTGACCGCCGGATCCTGCAGCGCCGCCACCAGCGCCTGATGGATCTGGGTGCGAAGCGCCGGCGGCAGACCCTTGGGGGCCGCCACGCCCTGCCAGGAATACACATCCGCGCCCTTGATGCCGGATTCCGCCAGCGTCGGCACATTCGGCAGCACCGGCGAGCGCTTCTCGCCGGTCACCGCCAGCGCGCGCAGCTTGCCGGCCTGGATGTGCGAGAGCACCGCATTCACGTTCTGGAACGAGGCATCCACCTGGGCGCCCAGCAGGTCGCTGATCGCCGGCGCGCCGCCCTTGTACGGCACATGCAGCCCGGAGGTGCCGGTCTGCAGCCAGAACAGTTCCGCCGTCAGATGGTCCGAGGAGCCATTGCCCGACGAGGCGAAAGTCAGCTTGTCCGGCTGCTTCTTGAGCGTGTCCACCACGTCCTGCACCGACTTCAGCGGCGAACTGGCGGGCACCACCAGCACATTCGGCGCCTGCACGGCCACGGTGAGCAGGTCGATGTCTTTCAGTGCGTCGTACTGCACCGCCTTGAGCAGATGCGGCGCAATCACGAAGGGACCGAGCGACGACACCAGCAAGGTGTAGCCGTCCGGCGCGGAGCGCTTGACCTGGGCGGTGCCCAAGGTGCCGGTCGCGCCGGGTTTGTTGTCGACGATGACCGTCTGGCCCCATTTTTCCTGCAGTTTCGCGCCCATCGCACGGGCCAGGGTGTCGGTGGAACCGCCCGGTGGGAACGGCACCAGCAGCGTCACCGGCTTGTCGGGGAAGGCCTGCGCGGACAGCGCCAGACCGGCGGTCAGCAAGGCGGCGCCCAGGCGGGGCAGCACGCGGCGAAACAGTGAATTCATGAACGTTGTCTCCGTGGCGTTGTCGGCGAAGTGCCGGATCACCCTGTCGGTGGGGCAGTCGCTCTTGTCCATCGGTTCATGAATCCGGGCTGACCAGGATCCTGGCATCGGCGGCGGCGACCTTGTTGTCAGTCATCATACAAGTGCATGGGAAGCACTGACAAGACAGGATGATCACCGTCCCAGGGAAAACGCCAAGCCACGGCTTCGCGCGCCGCACGGGGCCAGGGCCGCGGCGGGCGGCCATGCGCGCCGCAGCCTCGCTCGCGCCCCCCCGCGCCTCATGGGGGCGCTCGGGGAAGGCACGCAAGCCCCGCCGTGCGTGGCGGGGCCGCCGGTCAGATGCTCAAGCGTGCCGTGCCGTCGGCGGCTGGACGACGCCATTCCTGGCTCACGATGAACAGGAGCGCCACCGCGGGCACGATGGCGGCGGCAAACGGGATGGCGGCCTCTCCGAGCGAGCTGTCGATGACCACTCCGCCAATGACACCGCCCAGCGCGTTGGCGATGTTGAAGGCCGAGATGTTGGCCGTGGCGGCCAGTTCCGGCGCTGCCTGGCCGTGCTTCATCACCCGCATCTGCAGCGAGGGCACATTGGCGAACGAGGTGATGCCGAAGACAAACGCCGCTGCCAGGAACGGCCATTTATAGGGGGCGAGCCAGCCAGCCGCCAGCAATGCGGCGATCATCGCGACCGGCCAGCCCATCAGCGACCACCGCAGGTTGGCATCTGCGGTCCGTCCGCCCAGCGCATTGCCCACGACCAGTCCGAGGCCCACCACCACCAGCACGCCGCTCAGGGAGCTGCGATCAAAGCCGGCCACATGCTCCGCGATGGGGCCGATGTAGCCATAGAAGGTCATGAAGCCCACCCAACCCAAGGTAGTGATCGCCAGGCTGGCCAGCAACTGCGGATTTTTGAAGGCGGCGAGCTGGCGGCCCATGGGCTGGCCGTGGGACGCTGTGCCGGACGCATCCCGGGGCAGCATGAGGGACAGCGCCACCATGGCCATCCCGCCCAGGAGCGCCACGACCAGGAAGGTGGTGTGCCAATCCCCCCGGTTGCCGATCCAGGCACCGGCCGGGACACCCAGCACATTGGCCAGCGTCAGGCCGGCAAACATCCGGCCCACCGCCTGACCGGCCTGGGTGTCGGAAACCAGCCGCGTGGCGACCACCGCACCGATCCCGTAGAACGGACCTTGCGTCAGTCCGGCCACGACACGGCTGACGAGCAGCATCGAATAGTCGGTGGCGAAGGCGCTGATGAGGTTGCCCGCGATGAACATCGCCATCAACCCCACCAACACCCGCTTCTTCGGAAATCGAGCGAGCCACAGGGTGAGCACAGGCCCGCCGATCACCACCGCCAGGGCATAGGCGGTGATCAGGTTGCCGGCCTGCCCCGGCGTCACGCCCAGGGTGTCGGCCACCTGGCTCAGGATCCCGGCGATGACGAATTCAGCCGTTCCGATGGCGAAGGAGGACAGGGAGAGGATCCAGACCTGGATCGGCATTCTTGAGGAGGAAGACATGCAGGTCCTTGGCTCAGCGTGAGATCGAGGCGCGCTTCACAGCCGCACCTCGGACAGCGCCAGAAGCTGGCGAGATGACGCGGGACGCGTCGGGGGCCGAGTTCGCACGAAGCCGGAAGGCGGAAGCGCGCCAGGGAAACCGTGTCATGGCGCCTGTGGCGCTCATCGCAGTCAAGGCGCGCTGAGCGCTGATGCGAGGTTTGATCGAGTCAATGTGCATGCGGGAACCGTGTCATGTGGGACACGGTGAGTGCGCCCTTCTCCCGTTGGGTTTGCAGCACTTCAGGCGATTCACTCTCAAGTCAGGCTGAACGCCACGCGGACCACCGTCGAAGGGGCGGCACCGAGCGTCATGGCTCAACGGCAGCACCGCACGTCAAGGCCGGTGGAAACGGATCAGGCCGTTTCCCGGCCTTGCAGCGCCAATGCGGCGCGACGGCGCCGCTCGCGGCTGTTGGCCAGATGGGTGCGCATCGCCGCGCGCGCGGCTTCGCTGTCGCCTGCGGCGATCGCATCGAGGATGCTTTCATGCTCGGCATTGACCCGGCGCAGATAGTCCCGCTGCGCAGCGGGATCGTCGTCGCCCGCCGCGGCGAGGCTGGACAGCCGCGCCCGCGGAATGCTGGGCGCGCCCAGCGTGCTCATCAACTGCTCGAAGTGCGGATTGCCGGTGGCGCGGGCGATCTCGAGATGGAACTGGAAGTCCGCCGCCACCGCATCCCGCCCGGCTTCTGCCGCAGCGGCGAAGGCCGCCAGCGCCTCGCGCATCTGCCGCAGCTGGGCCTCGGACCGGCGCTGGGCGGCCAGCGCCGCCGCCTCGGTCTCCAGGCCGATGCGCAGTTCCAGCACCGACACCACATCATGGAGCGTGGCCATCTGGTCGGATGAAATCCGGAACGTGCCGCCCTCCCCCAGCCCCAGCACGAAGGTGCCGATGCCATGCCGCGTCTCCACCAGCCCGGACGCCTGCAGCTTGGAGATGGCCTCCCGCACGACGGTCCGGCTGACATCGAACTCCGCCATGATCGCCGCCTCGGTGGGCAGCTTGTCGCCGGCCGCGAGCAGACCGGTGCGGATGCGCTCGCCCAGGGCCTCGACCAGGCCGAGGGCCAGACTGCGGGGACGACGGGGGGCAGGAGACACGCTCATGGCAGGACAGCAGGACTCAAAGGACTCAAAGGACGCACAGGGCTGACGGGACGCAAAGGACTCAGAGGACTCAGAGGACTCAGAGGACTCAGAGGGATCAGGGATCAGGGATCGCGGACATCGCCGGGATCTGGAATGGGCGAGGAAGTGACGACGCCCGCTCACCGGGCAGGTCGGACACACGCACCATGACGCACGGAAGTTGTACGACAACATTCTGGCATGCGCACGCGCCGTTCGGCATCGTGTTGGGCGGCTCAGGGCCCGTGATCACCCGTCCCCGAGCGATCCCCTGCCTGCGACGTTCACGCGGGACGCGCGTCCAGCGGGAAATTGAAGCAGCCCAGCCGTTCGGAGATATCGCGGCTGGCCGCCTGCAGCGCGGCAACGACTTCCGGCGCCTTGGCCTCGTCATAGCGGAAGGTCGGGAAGCTGATGCTCATGCCGGCCACCGGATGGCCCAGGCGATCGAAGATCGGCACACCGAGGCAGCGGATGTGGTCGTCGAACTCTTCGCGGTCCTCGCCGAAGCCCTGCGCCTTGACGCGCTGGAGCTCGATCTCGAACTCGGCAAGATCGGTGATGGTCTTGTCGCGGAAGCGCCGCAGCTCCGCATCGGCCAGGATGCGCTGTCGGCGGTCCGGATGCTCCCAGGCCAGCAGCACCTTGCCGATCGCCGTGCAGTGCAGCGGCGCGCGACGGCCTACCCGCGAATACATGCCCAGCATGTGCCGCGAATCGACCTTGTGCACATAGATGATCTCGCTGTCGATCAAGGTGCCCAGGTGCACCGTCTCGCCGGTCACGTCGGCCAGCATCTGCATGTGATGCTTGGACAGCTCGACCAGGTCGGGGTACTGCAGGGCCTTGGCGCCCAGCTCGAAGGTCTTCATGGCCAGGCCGTAGCGTTCGCTGTCGGCTTCCTGGCGCACATAGCCCAGCGTCTTCATCGTCTGCAGGAAGCGGTAGACGGTGGCCTTGGGCATGGCCAGTCGCACCGACAGCTCCGAAATCCCGGTATCGCTGCGCTCCGACAGCGCCTGCAGGATGGCAAACACCTTGAGCACCGCCGCCACGGATTCCGGCTGCTGTTTGCCATCGATCGATTCGTCGTCCATGCGCTGGTGTTCTCGGGTATGCGGGAAGTGCGGAAGAAGTATGGCGCGGCCGCCAGAGGCCGCCGCGACGTCAAGGGAGGAATTTCACCACAGCCGCCCCGTGCCCGCACCCGCGCGGACCCGTGAAGCCACTTCGGAGACCGGGTCCAGGGACAGCCGGTAGGGCGGCGTCCAGTCAACGGTGCCCACCAGTGCGGCCCGCGGATTGGCGG
The Roseateles amylovorans genome window above contains:
- a CDS encoding Bug family tripartite tricarboxylate transporter substrate binding protein, yielding MRFQRRHLALAGAAAAVLSTLPTIAMAQAAAWPTKPVRLVVPYTPGGSSDIIARAIGPLLSEALKQPVIIENKAGASGNMGADQVAKSTDDHTLLLCDVTALAISPSVYPKLPFNPSKDLKGVAMLAYSPHMLVVHPSVQANNLKELVALSKTSKIDFAVTAMGSAPHLAGLAVAGATGATWEYIPYKGGSQAVTDTIAGQTQVLMNGMLATLPFVQSGKLKVLGVSKATRVPLLPNVPTLAEQGAPGFESGTWQGVLAPASLPAAAQAKLSAELIRIIRMPDLRARLASQGAEVFTMNPTEFSTFFEKERKNWSTVVTKNNIKLD
- a CDS encoding enolase C-terminal domain-like protein, whose product is MAASSPVVKSARAVPVAGRDGMLMNLSGAHAPFFTRNLLILEDSEGHVGVAEIPGGEPIRKTLEQAGAMLVGQPIATWNALLSQIRDKFKSLDSGGRGLQTFDLRTTIHVLTAVECALLDLLGQHLGVPVCELLGEGKQRDSVAMLGYLFFVGDRTKTDLSYLTPDDERHASPSAADAWLKVRHHVAMTPDAIVAQAEAAQARYGFKDFKLKGGVLAGEAEVEAVQALKARFPDARVTLDPNGGWLLKDAIRLLRDLGSVLAYAEDPCGAEDGFSGREVMAEFRRATGLPTATNMVATDWRQLTHALSLQSVDIPLADPHFWTMSGAVRVAQTCRDFGLTWGSHSNNHFDVSLAMFTHAAAAAPGRLTAIDTHWIWQDGQFLTQQPLQIVDGEVTVPTAPGLGVTLDMAAVDAAHQLYLQHGLGARDDAIAMQYLIPGWRFDPKKPCMVR
- a CDS encoding Bug family tripartite tricarboxylate transporter substrate binding protein, giving the protein MNSLFRRVLPRLGAALLTAGLALSAQAFPDKPVTLLVPFPPGGSTDTLARAMGAKLQEKWGQTVIVDNKPGATGTLGTAQVKRSAPDGYTLLVSSLGPFVIAPHLLKAVQYDALKDIDLLTVAVQAPNVLVVPASSPLKSVQDVVDTLKKQPDKLTFASSGNGSSDHLTAELFWLQTGTSGLHVPYKGGAPAISDLLGAQVDASFQNVNAVLSHIQAGKLRALAVTGEKRSPVLPNVPTLAESGIKGADVYSWQGVAAPKGLPPALRTQIHQALVAALQDPAVKHKFAEIGIETVANTPDQAQAFQKAEFARWKQVIETRKITAD
- a CDS encoding MFS transporter; its protein translation is MSSSSRMPIQVWILSLSSFAIGTAEFVIAGILSQVADTLGVTPGQAGNLITAYALAVVIGGPVLTLWLARFPKKRVLVGLMAMFIAGNLISAFATDYSMLLVSRVVAGLTQGPFYGIGAVVATRLVSDTQAGQAVGRMFAGLTLANVLGVPAGAWIGNRGDWHTTFLVVALLGGMAMVALSLMLPRDASGTASHGQPMGRQLAAFKNPQLLASLAITTLGWVGFMTFYGYIGPIAEHVAGFDRSSLSGVLVVVGLGLVVGNALGGRTADANLRWSLMGWPVAMIAALLAAGWLAPYKWPFLAAAFVFGITSFANVPSLQMRVMKHGQAAPELAATANISAFNIANALGGVIGGVVIDSSLGEAAIPFAAAIVPAVALLFIVSQEWRRPAADGTARLSI
- a CDS encoding FadR/GntR family transcriptional regulator, whose translation is MSVSPAPRRPRSLALGLVEALGERIRTGLLAAGDKLPTEAAIMAEFDVSRTVVREAISKLQASGLVETRHGIGTFVLGLGEGGTFRISSDQMATLHDVVSVLELRIGLETEAAALAAQRRSEAQLRQMREALAAFAAAAEAGRDAVAADFQFHLEIARATGNPHFEQLMSTLGAPSIPRARLSSLAAAGDDDPAAQRDYLRRVNAEHESILDAIAAGDSEAARAAMRTHLANSRERRRRAALALQGRETA
- the kdgR gene encoding DNA-binding transcriptional regulator KdgR encodes the protein MDDESIDGKQQPESVAAVLKVFAILQALSERSDTGISELSVRLAMPKATVYRFLQTMKTLGYVRQEADSERYGLAMKTFELGAKALQYPDLVELSKHHMQMLADVTGETVHLGTLIDSEIIYVHKVDSRHMLGMYSRVGRRAPLHCTAIGKVLLAWEHPDRRQRILADAELRRFRDKTITDLAEFEIELQRVKAQGFGEDREEFDDHIRCLGVPIFDRLGHPVAGMSISFPTFRYDEAKAPEVVAALQAASRDISERLGCFNFPLDARPA